Part of the Candidatus Polarisedimenticolia bacterium genome, GCGATCTGGCGTGGAAGAAATTGCGGGAAACAGAAAAGGCGGCGGATCGTCCGTGATTCAGCTGCCGGAAGTGAGGCGCACCGCGAGGGCCACGGCGGCGTTGAGGCTGGAGGGATCGGCGGTGCCGCGCCCCGCGATGTCGTAGGCGGTGCCGTGGTC contains:
- a CDS encoding 4-hydroxythreonine-4-phosphate dehydrogenase PdxA, which produces DHGTAYDIAGRGTADPSSLNAAVALAVRLTSGS